In the genome of Erpetoichthys calabaricus chromosome 13, fErpCal1.3, whole genome shotgun sequence, the window tttttttttttcaagttaagGTTAAACGGGCAAAGTCCCATTTgcaatattaattataatatgcCCCTACAGTTTCTCACAAGCTAACTGTGCAACTTTTGGTTTGGTACCAAGGATAATATTTGTTATTCTAACCCACTGGGAAAAGGGTGCAGAGTAAATGGTTTAAGGTAAGGCGTATTTTGCTATCAGACTTATATTGTTCATCTGGGGGAATAATTATCCATGCTTCATGCTTGAGTTTCCTCCAGATTCAATATGGATAGCTTTCTTTCAAGTTGAGTCTATCATTCCATCACCCAAACATAGTTTGAGGAGACAGAACGCAAAACTGAACCAATGTTTGCTAAGTAATGGAGGTGGGAACTTGTTGGAGAGAGTCCAAAAAAGGAAAGAGTGATATTCTCAAATGGATTTCCTCCTTTTCATGAGGCGATGGTTGTCAGTGAAGCTGTGGAGGCCTGGGGAGACCGAACTAATAGGTGAAGGAAAAAGGCTGTTTTTCAAGGTGCTTGGTGAAATTTCCTCAATCTTATATGAGACAGAGTGAAAGTACTGGGGGTTCAGCTGTGAACTGAAGGAGTTCTGGTGGGAAACCACCCGGCTAGTAAACTCATGGGACCTGTAGCACATGCAGGAGCAGACAGATTGGAGATCCGTTACTTCTGCTTTGTAGCGCTGTCGGCCATGCTGCGAGTCCTCCTGGATGTGGATAATCATACTGTTACGGTTTCCTGCTAAGGATGCTCTCTCCTCAGCATCCCTTCTCTCGTCTTCACTGTTCATGGTAAGAAAACGAAGCACAACAAGATTGAGGAAGGCTCCAATGACCGTCAAGCCCACTAGAATATACATGAAGCTAAAGGCCACATATAAGGGTTTCTTTTGCAGAGCTTTGTTGTTCTGTAGAGCCACAAAATCCCCAAATCCTATAGTAGTCAATGTAATGAAGCAATAATAGTAAGACTGGAAGAAACTCCAGTCTTCACAGTGCGAGAAAGCTGCGGCTCCAATACAGAGAGTGCCGATACATGAGAAGAACCCCACCGTCACCATATTCTCCATTGAAACCTCCGTGCTCCTCATGCCACAACACTTTTTAATTCTCTTGAGGAGATATTTGACAAAGGTGTTCATGCGTTCCCCAAGGCTTTGGAACATCACTAGGGTTAGAGGAATTCCTAGCACGGCGTAGAACATGCAGAAGGCTTTCCCAGCATCAGTTCCTGGAGCAGCATGCCCATAGCCTGCAGAGAAAAcaaagagaaggaagaagaaaatgagCTTCTGTACCTCAAAGACGAAATTACATCGGGCAAATATGGAACAATGGACTGTTCTatgatttatttactgtatgaattagctgtttttttacttatatatttattttcattcatttattcattcattttttcattttctgaataaaaATTTCCAGGCTGTGTGGAAGAAAGACACCAatcctaatataatataatatatatatatataaaattcaacgtctgtctgtctgtttcacaagataactacttaacggatttagattgggtttttttctataatttgcttgaacactccagttgattttgcaacttctgtcatcgcgctaagtatcatagttcgctagcagtactgatttatttccGCGAATCCAAGAGAAacgcagcaggccaaggggaggggcccTCCTCTCTCACACCCCAGCCTCCaatcgagtcggtctacctctcccacgtgttggagcgtaccttgcctccacttagttagctatacctgtttgttcagcagacattatcatctacagattgttaaggagtaacatttgacgtttttgagagagagatcagagctacgtatgttttatacatgcacatcagatacagtgccaacatctattgatttttaaagttagttctgtttcactactacgtagATGCAGCCATGGGGgtcagctagtataaaataatatgatataatgcagctctataaaaataaaaagagtatcCGCCCAGTATGGGGTTACTGGGGTCTCTTCCTAGAGACAGGCCTGGGAGAAGTAACCCTCAGgcagtgcctggtggccgggtcTACCATGGGGCTCCAGTGGGCATAGCCTGAAAAGGTGGAACAGAGGGTGAGCGTAATGTGAACAGGTAATTGTGGTGCCAACTTTAAATCATCACCTGGCCTGAGGAATTgtgcactctgaagcaggttttcttcaaggtcctctctgtatttggcagtATTCATGCCTCTTTCagttctgactagtctccctgtccctgctgctgagaagcacctccGTAGCATGATGCTttcgccaccatgcttcaccgtagtgatggtattaggcaagtgatgagcagtgcctggtctttgccagacatagagCTTGCCATTTTGCCCAAAGAGTTCCATTTTTGACATTTCAGAGCAGAGAAATTCTTTTTTCATGCTCTCCAAATTCTTCAAATTGGCATATACCTTAATTGCAGGAGTGGCTTTCACCAGCCTTACATAGACTTAGACTTAGCTCATCCTGTTCTGAGTGATACATTAGGTGCCAGGCGATCTCCATTGAGCCCAATCAGCAGCCAAGGCCTACACAATGGTCTTCAAGAAAGGTGTGCTGGTAGATGTTCTGGGGGCAGGTGTAGAATGTGGCCTGTGAATCAATAATGGCGTTCAGTGACAATATCAGCTAGAGGGCAAGTGGTGATTTGAAAATATACATCTTCATTTCTGATGTGGTCACGGTATGAGATAAAGGATCTGCCAGAGGAACAGTTGCTAGAATATGTTCAGACATTTCACAATGGTTGCAGTCACCTTCGACGTTTCACTGGCATAGATAGCAGTAGGAATTTCAATTGAATTCAAAAGGTGAATTTTAGTTGGTAGGGCAATGCTGTTGGATTTCCAGATAGTCCCCAAGCGGCACAGAACAGCCATAGCCACCATAAATGCCTGCCGAGATGGTCATCCTTGTTAAAGGTACTCCCATCTCAGCTTTGGACTTCTGATGCTCTGTTAAAGTGACGACTGAGtccttggttacctccctgactaaggaccTTCTTGCCAGTAACTTAGTTTGGCCAGACAGTGAACTGTAAGAGGAGATGGTCCCAAACTTTTCCCATTTCACGATTATCGAGGCCAgtatgctcctgggaacactcaaagcttttatccccttgccctaaTTTATGCTTCACCACAATTTTATTACCACGGTCTGCAGATAGTTCCTTAGTCTTCATGACTTAGTTTATGTCCTGACATGCAGAAGGAATTGTGGAACGTTAAatacacagatgtgtgcctttctaaatgatgtccagtcaattcaatttgccacaggtggagtAAAATCAAGCACTAGAAACATCTCCAGGAGAATGCACTTGAGCACAATTTGAAGTGATACCGCAAAGGGTCTGATTATGTATAAAAATTTCAgcgtttaataaatttgcaaacctttctgaaatcgtgttttcattttgccattatGGGTCATTGAGTATAGAATGATgggcaatatatttttatttaaagttaaatctacagtACAATAAAGTATACAGAAGGGgtctaaatatattatattatattatattatattatattatattatattatattatattatattatccatccatccattttccaacccgctgaatccgaacacagggtcacgggggtctgctggagccaatcccagccaacacagggcacaaggcaggaaacaatcccgggcagggtgccaacccaccacaggacacacacaaacaccaagcacacactagggccaatttagaatcgccagtccacctaacctgcatgtctttggactgtgggaggaaaccggagtgcccggaggaaacccacgcagacacggggagaacatgcaaactccacgcagggaggacccgggaagcgaacccgggtccccaggtctcccaactgcgaggcagcagcgctacccactgcgccaccgtgccgccctatattatattatattatattatattatattatattatattatattatattatattatattatattaaacagtcaTGTCTGCGGGTCATGAACCCCCCCTGTTCACAAACAAATCGGTTCATGCccaaacattttgtaaaaacatTCCCGTGGTTAACAAACAAATTTTGATTGACAAACAAAATTCCCGCTAGCCAAGCATCCTCtccactctctctcactcttcaATCTCAGTCAGATGTGCGCGCAGTACTGTACATACTAGTTCTTACTGTACATTAATGAAATAAAGATGACTGATGATAGCATTAGTGAGGCAATGATCTGCGAGAAAGCAATGCAATTGTACAGTGATTTGAAGGGTAAAACCCCCAGTATGAGTGTTGAACTTGAAGAGTTTAAAGCAAGTAGAAGGTGGTTTGAAAACTTCAAACTCAGAAGTGgtattcatagtgtggtaaggcatggtgAGGCTGCAAGTTCAGACAAGGCAGCTGCGGAAGCGTTCATGAAAACGTTCAGCAAGTTTGTGGATGAGGAATGGTATCTTCCAATCAAGTGTTTAATTGTGACGAGACA includes:
- the kcnk9 gene encoding potassium channel subfamily K member 9, whose protein sequence is MALRAGTSWFGQVLRRVSRLQGTWSRRSSSLLCLSSTQEHDQEAGNRDHHCIHHHISVHRPPQHDLCPAGSESCKNLPSCCCAFLEKPRGHEPLTQRFLVAMKRQNVRTLSLIICTFTYLLVGAAVFDALESDFEMRENEKLQAEEKRLQGKYNISEEDYRQLETIIVEAEPHRAGVQWKFAGSFYFAITVITTIGYGHAAPGTDAGKAFCMFYAVLGIPLTLVMFQSLGERMNTFVKYLLKRIKKCCGMRSTEVSMENMVTVGFFSCIGTLCIGAAAFSHCEDWSFFQSYYYCFITLTTIGFGDFVALQNNKALQKKPLYVAFSFMYILVGLTVIGAFLNLVVLRFLTMNSEDERRDAEERASLAGNRNSMIIHIQEDSQHGRQRYKAEVTDLQSVCSCMCYRSHEFTSRVVSHQNSFSSQLNPQYFHSVSYKIEEISPSTLKNSLFPSPISSVSPGLHSFTDNHRLMKRRKSI